Proteins from a single region of Punica granatum isolate Tunisia-2019 chromosome 8, ASM765513v2, whole genome shotgun sequence:
- the LOC116189192 gene encoding LOW QUALITY PROTEIN: protein no-on-transient A-like (The sequence of the model RefSeq protein was modified relative to this genomic sequence to represent the inferred CDS: inserted 1 base in 1 codon), which translates to MDRYQRVEKPKEEXPINENEIRVTAQGRMLNYITYATSLLQEKEATEIALKAMGRAINKTVMITELIKRRVARLHQNTSISSTDITDTWEPLEEGLLPLETTRHVSVITITLSKNELDTSSTGYQPPIPQDQVKIGHVQDHQGGGHQSTMGRIRGGRGRGRDRGRGNYINGGAEHVLDGAADGGQGFSSRGRGWGRGYRGRGRGGYMGQGQRYTYVGGNINRYPSTLNNSNGGGPLGPSQGRGRGRGWGMVRGQGRGRGRGFRSNANGPSQPAAA; encoded by the exons ATGGACCGGTATCAGCGGGTCGAGAAGCCGAAAGAAG AACCCATTAATGAGAATGAGATCCGTGTCACTGCGCAGGGCAGGATGCTCAACTATATCACTTATGCCACCAGTCTTCTTCAG GAGAAAGAGGCGACGGAGATAGCGCTTAAGGCGATGGGAAGAGCCATAAACAAGACTGTGATGATCACCGAACTGATTAAG AGAAGGGTAGCTCGTCTTCATCAGAACACTTCGATCAGTTCTACTGACATAACCGACACTTGGGAGCCATTAGAAGAAGGCCTTCTTCC ATTAGAAACAACACGACATGTCTCGGTGATAACCATTACTTTGTCCAAGAATGAACTGGACACATCCTCTACTGG GTACCAGCCCCCTATTCCTCAGGATCAGGTGAAGATAGGGCATGTCCAGGACCATCAAGGAG GGGGCCACCAAAGCACGATGGGCAGAATACGGGGTGgacgaggaagaggaagggaCCGAGGTAGAG GGAATTATATTAATGGTGGAGCAGAACACGTTCTAGATGGGGCAGCGGACGGGGGGCAGGGATTTTCAAGTCGAGGACGGGGTTGGGGACGGGGCTATAGGGGCCGAGGACGAGGAGGCTATATGGGGCAAGGGCAACGATATACTTACGTCGGTGGGAACATAAACCGCTATCCTTCTACTCTAAACAACTCTAATGGTGGAGGTCCTCTTGGTCCTAGCCAAGGACGTG GACGTGGACGCGGGTGGGGCATGGTACGTGGTCAAGGCCGAGGCCGAGGCAGAGGTTTCAGGTCTAACGCCAACGGTCCATCTCAACCAGCTGCCGCCTGA